Proteins from a genomic interval of Pseudomonas silesiensis:
- a CDS encoding PilT/PilU family type 4a pilus ATPase has product MEIDALLKVLAHQDGSDLYLSTGAPPCARFDGVLKPLSDQPFKPGEIAAIAASIMDAEQRLEFDRELEMNLAISLAGIGRFRVNIFKQRNDVSIVVRNVKLDIPRFEDLKLPSVLLEAVMLKQGLMLFVGATGSGKSTSLAALIDYRNRHSSGHIITIEDPVEYIHRHKKSIINQREVGVDTRSFHAALKNTLRQAPDVVLIGEIRDRETMEHALAFADTGHLVISTLHAHNANQALDRIINFFPEERRAQLLNDLGNNLKAFVSQRLVPTRDGHRRAAVEVMLGSPTIGDLIRRNEFSELKGIMEKSQDAGMQTFDGALYALVIEGAIDEEEALKHADSVNNLRLRLKLHAEASPGLHAPPGEWGLMD; this is encoded by the coding sequence ATGGAAATCGATGCATTGTTGAAGGTCCTGGCCCACCAGGATGGCTCCGATCTTTACCTGTCCACGGGCGCGCCACCCTGTGCACGGTTCGATGGCGTGCTCAAGCCCCTGTCCGATCAGCCGTTCAAACCCGGGGAAATTGCCGCCATTGCCGCGTCCATCATGGACGCCGAACAGCGTCTGGAGTTTGATCGGGAACTGGAGATGAACCTGGCGATCTCGTTGGCGGGTATCGGGCGCTTTCGGGTCAATATCTTCAAGCAGCGCAACGATGTGTCCATCGTGGTGCGCAACGTCAAACTCGACATTCCGCGCTTCGAAGACCTCAAGTTGCCTTCGGTATTGCTCGAAGCGGTGATGCTCAAGCAAGGCCTGATGCTGTTCGTCGGTGCGACGGGCTCGGGCAAATCAACTTCGCTGGCGGCACTGATCGACTATCGCAACCGCCACAGCAGCGGCCATATCATCACCATCGAAGACCCGGTCGAGTACATCCATCGGCACAAGAAGTCGATCATCAACCAGCGTGAGGTCGGCGTCGATACCCGCAGTTTCCATGCCGCACTGAAAAATACCCTGCGCCAGGCGCCGGACGTGGTGCTGATCGGCGAAATCCGCGACCGCGAAACCATGGAGCATGCGCTGGCGTTTGCCGATACCGGCCATCTGGTGATCTCGACGCTGCATGCGCACAACGCCAATCAGGCACTGGACCGGATTATTAATTTCTTCCCCGAAGAACGTCGCGCGCAACTGCTCAATGACCTGGGGAATAACCTCAAGGCCTTCGTTTCCCAGCGGCTGGTGCCGACCCGCGACGGCCACCGCCGGGCTGCGGTGGAGGTGATGCTGGGCTCGCCGACGATCGGCGACCTGATCCGGCGCAACGAGTTTTCCGAACTCAAGGGGATCATGGAAAAGTCGCAGGACGCGGGGATGCAGACCTTCGATGGTGCGCTTTATGCGTTGGTCATCGAAGGAGCGATCGATGAGGAGGAGGCGCTCAAGCATGCGGATTCGGTGAACAACTTGCGATTGCGCTTGAAGTTGCACGCCGAAGCGTCACCGGGGCTCCATGCCCCTCCCGGCGAATGGGGACTGATGGACTGA